A DNA window from Panthera tigris isolate Pti1 chromosome X, P.tigris_Pti1_mat1.1, whole genome shotgun sequence contains the following coding sequences:
- the LOC122235254 gene encoding basic salivary proline-rich protein 3-like codes for MSWSSICRSEPRCLSCHPSRRPPGWLQEEKGAGPGTLRDEMAACGSSVKMQRKQQPVTGLRQAGQQGGAAAERLEPERPSWRQGQWPLWGASTPPPRAHAAVPGLGGPSPEPPPPPPPPALRHPLTGCSGIFSSDAAFKMAAPPPDNPLNRPLQQAPSRRHLVPRPSPPRRYLHSENRPGRPAAFTSRLQPSPPCQASPPRGAPGRPRRRPDAPPPPPGPPGDPPPTSARSRSAPPPPLGAAGLLPGPNCGLLGACSAPRAAPPGLARKGASRAADQAGTRPLRAR; via the coding sequence ATGTCGTGGAGTTCCATTTGCCGTAGTGAGCCCAGATGCCTGAGCTGCCACCCGTCCCGACGGCCCCCCGGGTGGCTACAGGAGGAGAAAGGCGCGGGGCCAGGAACGCTGAGGGACGAGATGGCCGCCTGCGGCAGCTCGGTTAAAATGCAGCGGAAGCAGCAACCAGTCACGGGGCTGCGGCAGGCAGGGCAGCAAGGTGGCGCTGCCGCCGAGCGCCTAGAGCCTGAGCGCCCATCATGGCGGCAAGGGCAATGGCCGCTGTGGGGAGCGAGCACGCCCCCTCCGCGCGCACACGCTGCCGTGCCGGGCCTCGGGGGCCCGTCaccggagccgccgccgccgccgccgccgcccgctctCCGACACCCCCTCACGGGCTGTAGCGGAATTTTCTCTTCAGACGCCGCCTTCAAGATGGCGGCTCCCCCTCCCGACAACCCCCTCAATCGTCCCCTGCAGCAGGCGCCGAGCCGCCGCCATCTTgtcccccgtccctccccccctCGCCGATATTTACATAGCGAAAATCGGCCCGGCCGGCCTGCGGCCTTCACCTCACGCCTGCAGCCTTCGCCTCCTTGCCAGGCCTCGCCCCCGCGCGGTGCCCCAGGCAGGCCGCGGCGCCGACCCGACGCCCCTCCGCCGCCTCCCGGGCCACCGGGCGACCCTCCCCCAACCTCCGCCCGTTCACGGAGCGCGCCTCCGCCGCCGCTCGGGGCAGCCGGGCTCCTCCCCGGGCCTAACTGCGGCCTCCTCGGGGCCTGCTCGGCGCCACGCGCCGCACCGCCCGGCCTAGCGCGGAAGGGCGCCTCGCGGGCCGCCGACCAGGCCGGGACCAGGCCGCTGCGCGCGCGCTAG